DNA sequence from the Treponema sp. OMZ 838 genome:
TCGTTTTATGCAACCCAACCTGCGTAAAAATACCGACATTATCATGAACGGTAAAAAGTGCCGAAGCTGATGTGGCAAGAGATACTTTTGCCGCTTTATCGCTAATATGAAAGGAGAAGTTTGCATTGATAAGTGCAATATTGGTGAAAACACCTCCCTGTGCGTATAGGCTGTATTCTTGTTTATCATTTATCCCTCCGTTCCAGCTGAAAGAGCCTCCTACATACCCGGTATTCAAAATGAGTCCTGCAGCACTGACACCTAAGCCTTCACGAGGACGCGGCGGTGTAAAAAGCGCGGCAATATCGTTTTCATACATTTTTACCGGCCGTATACGCTGCTTAAGAAAATAAAAACTATACTGTTCGCCGGTAAGACTTTGGTGCTCTCCCGTAAAGACTGATAAAATCAGCGGCTGGCCTATAAAATTCGGAAAGTTCAGAGAAAAATCAACACAGGTGAATTGTCCCGGTATCCGCGACAGTTGTTCCGGATGGAAAAAACGCAGCACATCAGGAATATAGAGCGCAAGGTTTAAGTCGCTGTAAAAACGTTCTCCGTGCAGTAAACGGAAATTAACGGACGATTCTTGGACTATACTGAATTGTGACAAGCCGCCCGGCTGTTTACCTGCCAATATCCCGAAGTTAAATTCAGGCACATTAACCTCTAAGGCTGCGGCGGTGTATATCATCGAAAAACAAACAAAGATACGTGCGATAAATTTTTTCATTTCAAACTCCCTTTACAGTTTCGGTATTTTTTCAGTGCTGCTTGATTCCTTTTCGCAAGCGCAGAGAGAGCATCTCAAGTAAAATGACAGTACCGAAAATAACGTAGGTGATAACGCCGACTTCCCGTATATCATAATAGAGATTCCCTGCCATGAATAAATAGTACCCGATACCGCCTGATCCTGCAGCGGCACCGATCGCAACGGCATTGATAAAATTAATTTCAAAACGGAAGAATGTCCATGAAATAATGGAAGTTGCAGCCACCGGAATAACCGCTTGCGTAATAATGCCGGAAAATCCCGCCCCGCATGCCCGCAAAGCATCGATCGTGTCACGGTTAATCTGTTCAAAGCTTTCGGAAAACACTTTTACCAAATAGGCAATGCTGTGAAAGCACATACCGATAACGGCGGCATCGGTACCGATATTAACCGTAACCGAGAAAACCAGTACCCAAATGATGGTGGGGATTGACCGGATAACTGCGGCGATAATGCGGATTACTTTTACAACAGCCGGAGGGGCAATGTTGCGGGCAGCTCCGAGCGCCAAGAAAAACGCAATAGCGGCGCCGCCGATTGTTGTTAAAATCGACAGTGCGAAACTGATGCCGAGTGAGTACACGAGTTCACCAATCGGTAAATGATCTGACCGCTTCGGTTGTAAAAAAAGGATGCGCCCGTAATGGAGCAGATTATCCCATGAACTTTTCCAATCGATTGTTTCCTGCGCAAGGAGCAAGTATCCCCAGATGCTGATGCCGAAAAGAACTGCAAATACAAGAGAGAGCGTATATTGTTTTTTTCTCGGCAATCGGCAGCGGTCAATATTGGTATGGGTTTTCATAGTAAGATCCTTCGTACCCTGTTGGAAATACTGTCGATGCAGAGTACGAGTATCATCAATACACAGATGATGAGCCCTGCTTCGGGATAGCGGAAGCTCTTAAAATACAGATTGAAGAGAAATCCGATACCCGTACCCGTTAAGATACCGATCAGTGCCGAGTCTCTGACATTGGTTTCTATTGCATAAAGCAGCCATGAAATAAAAAGCGGGAGAACATTCGGTAATACCCCGTGAATGATAATCGGCATATACGGTACACCGGCCGCTTCCAATGCCGTATACGATTCTTCCGCATGAGAGTCTATAATTTCGGTAAATGCCCGCGTTAAATGTCCTGCCGTGATAAAAAAAAGAGCCAAAAAACCGGTTATGGCATTTTGCTTAAAGGATAATAGCAAGAGAATAGACCATGCGGGGAGGGGGATGTTTCTAAAAAAAGATGCCGCGCCGGAACAGACAATACGCAGTACACGGAAGCGTCCGGTTGTTTGAGAACCGGCAACTGCCGCTATGCAGGCAACGCCAAAAGCCGTAGTTGATGCCGTTATCGCGATAACGGCGGTGTGCAGCGAAGTCTTAAAAATAAGCGGCAGCACCGCAATCGATTGCGCCGATGGGAAAAAGTTTCGTATCAGCCAATACAGTCCGCGTGGGATGCCGGTTACCGCATTCCATGCCGTAAGTCCCGTCATAATTGCCGAAGCAACATATAACACGGCAGCCGTGAAAAAAAGAGTCAATGTTCTTACTTTCTTTTTTTTGAAGAAAGCTTCCGAAGAAGGTGAGTGACGGTGCCGGTGTGGTTCAAAGGCATGGTATTGTCTGCCTATCGGAATATCAAATTTCATGGCCGTCTTTCTTTTCGGTATGGGATCCGGAAGAAAAAATAGCGTGCAGCGCTTCTTCCGACAGTTCTTCCGGTTTTCCGTCAAAAACCACTTTCCCGTTACCTAAACCGATAATTCTGTCGGAATATCGTTTTGCATATTCAACATGATGCAGATTCATGATGCAGGTAAGATTCCGCGTTCTGACGATCTTTTCGATATAATCAAGGATATCTTGTGCGTTTTGCGGATCAAGCGAAGACACCGGTTCATCGCATAAGAGTATTTCCGGATTTTGCATCAATGCCCGCGCAATGCCGGTACGCTGTTTTTGGCCGCCACTTAAATCCGTACACCGCTGATACAGGTAATCAGAAAGTCCGAGCTCTTCCAGCATCGCCAGTGCCCGTGCTCTTTCCTCCTGCGTATACAGCCCGAATAGGCTGCGGTACAACGGCAGTGCGCCGAGACAGCCATGGAGCGTGTTCTCCAGAACGGTGAGCCGTTCTACCAGATTATAGTTTTGAAAAATCATTCCGATTTTTCTACGGAGTTGTTTTAAGCGGCGCCCGGTCATTTTTTGCAATGCTTCACCGTCGATTTCAACCGTACCGGCAGTACAGTCGATGAGTCGGTTGATACAACGGATAAAGGTTGTTTTACCCGCCCCCGAAGATCCGATAACGGAAACGATTGTTCCCTGTTCAATCGTAAGATCGATGGAATTAAGCGCACATCGGCCGCCTGCATATTGTTTTGAAACATTTTTAAAAGTAATCAACAATTCAAACCTTATTCGTACGGAGGGTTTAATACCCCGACGCTTTACGCCGGGGTATATCGGTTACATATTTAAGCAAGATAGCAGAGGGTATTCATTACTTAGTAGAATTTCTCAGCTCATCATACCAGGCATCATCGGTAGCAACCAGCCGTGTCTTTTCGGAATACTTAGGATATATGCCTTTTTTACCGGAATCCTTTACATTAAAAATGCCGGGATTATTTGCCGTCTTATCCGATGTCAGCGCATCTCGTATCTTTTGTATATCCGAGGCTGAAACCGTATTCGTATTAACGGTAATCGGCGCATTTAAGACCGGAATTGAGCGGATGACGGTCATTTCACTTCCTGCAAAGGATGTGAAGGGTTCGTCGGCTCCTACGGTTACGCGGTATACGGCGCCTGTTTTATAATCTTCCCCGTCGAGCAGTTCATACACACCGATTGTCTGCGGGATCGCAAAGGCCGCCGCATCAGCATCACCACGGAAAAGATTTACCTGTGAGCCCTGATGAGAACCGGCAAACAGCACTTTGGAAAATACCTTGTCGCTCAAGATAAGATCATCGGTGTTGTCAATAGAAAAAGCCGCTGCTAAAACGCGTGCGGGAATAACAAAACCCGATGTGGAACTTGCCGCTACAAACGACATTCTTTTGCCTTGCAATAGGCTTAAATCAAAACTG
Encoded proteins:
- a CDS encoding ABC transporter permease subunit → MKFDIPIGRQYHAFEPHRHRHSPSSEAFFKKKKVRTLTLFFTAAVLYVASAIMTGLTAWNAVTGIPRGLYWLIRNFFPSAQSIAVLPLIFKTSLHTAVIAITASTTAFGVACIAAVAGSQTTGRFRVLRIVCSGAASFFRNIPLPAWSILLLLSFKQNAITGFLALFFITAGHLTRAFTEIIDSHAEESYTALEAAGVPYMPIIIHGVLPNVLPLFISWLLYAIETNVRDSALIGILTGTGIGFLFNLYFKSFRYPEAGLIICVLMILVLCIDSISNRVRRILL
- the phnC gene encoding phosphonate ABC transporter ATP-binding protein, with protein sequence MLITFKNVSKQYAGGRCALNSIDLTIEQGTIVSVIGSSGAGKTTFIRCINRLIDCTAGTVEIDGEALQKMTGRRLKQLRRKIGMIFQNYNLVERLTVLENTLHGCLGALPLYRSLFGLYTQEERARALAMLEELGLSDYLYQRCTDLSGGQKQRTGIARALMQNPEILLCDEPVSSLDPQNAQDILDYIEKIVRTRNLTCIMNLHHVEYAKRYSDRIIGLGNGKVVFDGKPEELSEEALHAIFSSGSHTEKKDGHEI
- a CDS encoding phosphate/phosphite/phosphonate ABC transporter substrate-binding protein, which produces MKSFLIGDMSRQNVGKLLRYVKPFFFVLCLSTLLVCSCSKKEQKPLTMVFYPNESSESMKDARAAFQEILKEAVGRDVKILTTTDYNIALEALVSGKADMAYVGAEGYITAHKRNSAVIPVATNSGPSGTLDDAKYYSFIGVQRKDADIYRKADGSFDLSLLQGKRMSFVAASSTSGFVIPARVLAAAFSIDNTDDLILSDKVFSKVLFAGSHQGSQVNLFRGDADAAAFAIPQTIGVYELLDGEDYKTGAVYRVTVGADEPFTSFAGSEMTVIRSIPVLNAPITVNTNTVSASDIQKIRDALTSDKTANNPGIFNVKDSGKKGIYPKYSEKTRLVATDDAWYDELRNSTK
- a CDS encoding ABC transporter permease, which translates into the protein MKTHTNIDRCRLPRKKQYTLSLVFAVLFGISIWGYLLLAQETIDWKSSWDNLLHYGRILFLQPKRSDHLPIGELVYSLGISFALSILTTIGGAAIAFFLALGAARNIAPPAVVKVIRIIAAVIRSIPTIIWVLVFSVTVNIGTDAAVIGMCFHSIAYLVKVFSESFEQINRDTIDALRACGAGFSGIITQAVIPVAATSIISWTFFRFEINFINAVAIGAAAGSGGIGYYLFMAGNLYYDIREVGVITYVIFGTVILLEMLSLRLRKGIKQH